A region from the Melanotaenia boesemani isolate fMelBoe1 chromosome 11, fMelBoe1.pri, whole genome shotgun sequence genome encodes:
- the LOC121648660 gene encoding UDP-glucuronosyltransferase 2C1-like, whose product MQRERSAGWNVLEMCRPALVTLAALLCLSTCVNGGKVLVFPVDGSHWINMKVIIEELDAGGHEVTVLRPSDSWYIKPDSPHYTAITINSPVGFDKEQFGSYITRTLKMRRQGSSFWNRMSLEYDLMYQFHEMHKQMLQMMEDMFENSKLMQSLRDAKYDLVLTDPAIGGGVLLAHRLGLPLVFNVRWTVQGEGHQAIAPSPLSYVPLPGSELTDKMTFNQRIKNLLFHFFGRLQMWYITDSNYKPFVHRHFGSHVHYMELFQAADIWLMRNDFTFEFPRPTMPNVVYMSGFQCKPSKPLPKELDDFVQSSGEHGVIVMTLGTLVEKLPEDIAEDIAAAFAQLPQKVIWRHKGKRPSTLGNNTLILDWLPQNDLLGHPKTKVFVAHGGTNGMQEAIYHGVPLVGLPLMFDQPDNFFRMEARGVAKVLDIATINKDIFLGALKEVLYEPSYREKMQELSRLHRDQPMKPLDRAMFWIKFVMRHKGAAHLRTESYKMSMIQYYSIDVVAFLLAVTLTVFAVFIYVVKLLWQKVFYRNKVKKE is encoded by the coding sequence aaatgtgccgACCAGCCCTGGTGACACTTGCAGCGTTGCTCTGCTTATCAACCTGCGTAAATGGAGGGAAAGTTTTGGTGTTCCCTGTGGATGGAAGCCACTGGATCAACATGAAGGTCATCATTGAGGAGCTCGATGCCGGAGGCCATGAGGTCACAGTACTACGACCGTCAGACTCCTGGTACATCAAGCCAGACTCCCCCCACTACACGGCTATCACAATCAACTCCCCTGTTGGTTTTGATAAGGAACAATTTGGGTCATACATAACAAGAACACTAAAAATGCGGCGCCAAGGTTCTTCATTTTGGAATCGCATGTCTCTGGAGTATGACCTAATGTATCAGTTCCATGAGATGCATAAGCAGATGCTTCAGATGATGGAAGACATGTTTGAAAACTCCAAACTGATGCAGAGCCTCCGTGATGCCAAATATGATTTGGTTCTTACAGACCCTGCGATTGGTGGGGGTGTGCTTCTGGCTCATCGTCTGGGTCTTCCTCTTGTTTTCAATGTCAGATGGACTGTTCAGGGTGAAGGGCATCAAGCAATCGCACCCTCCCCGTTGTCTTATGTACCATTACCAGGCTCAGAGCTCACtgataaaatgacatttaatcAGAGGATCaagaatttattatttcatttctttggaCGTTTGCAAATGTGGTACATCACAGATTCAAACTATAAACCTTTTGTCCATCGTCACTTTGGCAGTCATGTACATTACATGGAGCTGTTTCAGGCCGCTGACATCTGGCTGATGAGGAATGATTTCACCTTTGAGTTTCCACGACCCACAATGCCAAACGTTGTCTACATGTCAGGGTTCCAGTGCAAACCCTCCAAGCCTCTGCCTAAAGAACTTGATGATTTCGTTCAGAGCTCTGGGGAGCACGGCGTCATTGTGATGACTTTGGGAACTTTGGTGGAAAAACTCCCAGAGGACATCGCTGAGGACATCGCAGCTGCCTTTGCCCAACTTCCTCAGAAGGTGATCTGGAGACACAAAGGCAAGAGACCATCCACCCTTGGCAACAACACCTTAATCTTGGACTGGCTGCCCCAAAACGACCTCCTGGGCCATCCCAAGACCAAGGTGTTTGTGGCCCACGGAGGTACCAATGGCATGCAGGAGGCCATCTACCACGGTGTCCCCCTGGTGGGTCTGCCCCTCATGTTCGACCAACCTGACAACTTCTTCAGGATGGAAGCGAGAGGAGTGGCCAAAGTCCTGGACATTGCAACCATCAATAAGGACATCTTCCTGGGAGCGCTGAAGGAGGTTCTCTATGAACCGTCCTACAGGGAGAAGATGCAGGAGCTGTCCCGTCTTCACAGAGATCAGCCCATGAAACCACTGGACCGCGCCATGTTCTGGATCAAGTTTGTCATGAGGCACAAAGGAGCAGCGCATCTGAGGACAGAATCTTACAAGATGTCCATGATCCAGTACTACTCTATCGATGTGGTGGCCTTTCTGCTGGCGGTGACGTTGACAGTGTTTGCTGTCTTTATTTATGTAGTTAAGCTCCTCTGGCAGAAGGTATTTTATAGAAATAAAGTCAAGAAGGAATAA